In a genomic window of Roseiflexus castenholzii DSM 13941:
- a CDS encoding diacylglycerol/polyprenol kinase family protein: MTTSEWIGLGISYAYAIGLLLFGEVLHRFAGLPADLTRKMIHIGAGMWVFGILALFDRWEIGIIPFATFIFVNFILYRYRIVRAMDREDSSPGTIYFALAITLIFAFLWRPQGPVDRGVAATAGVMAMTWGDALAALTGQRIGKRRYTIGQSTRTLEGSAMMFAASAIAMLLTMLFLPGSAWAPFAPVADPIRVVGAAFLGAAVATAVEAVSPHGTDNLSVPVAAAAVAFLAGI, translated from the coding sequence ATGACCACGAGTGAGTGGATTGGTCTTGGTATCTCGTATGCCTACGCGATTGGGTTGCTGCTCTTTGGTGAGGTGTTGCACCGCTTCGCCGGTCTCCCTGCCGATCTGACGCGCAAGATGATCCACATCGGCGCAGGCATGTGGGTCTTTGGCATCCTGGCGCTGTTTGATCGTTGGGAGATTGGCATCATTCCCTTCGCCACCTTTATCTTCGTCAACTTTATCCTCTATCGCTATCGGATTGTGCGCGCGATGGACCGTGAGGACAGTTCACCCGGCACGATCTACTTCGCACTGGCGATCACGCTGATCTTCGCCTTCCTGTGGCGTCCGCAAGGTCCTGTGGATCGCGGTGTGGCGGCGACGGCTGGCGTTATGGCGATGACGTGGGGCGATGCACTGGCGGCGCTCACCGGTCAGCGCATCGGCAAGCGCCGATATACTATCGGGCAAAGCACGCGCACGTTGGAAGGGTCGGCGATGATGTTTGCAGCGAGCGCGATTGCGATGCTGTTGACCATGCTGTTCCTGCCGGGATCGGCGTGGGCGCCGTTTGCGCCTGTCGCCGATCCGATCCGTGTGGTTGGCGCTGCGTTCCTCGGCGCCGCCGTCGCCACTGCTGTCGAAGCCGTGTCGCCACACGGAACGGACAACCTGAGCGTGCCTGTCGCGGCAGCGGCTGTCGCGTTCCTGGCGGGAATCTGA
- a CDS encoding FAD-binding oxidoreductase, producing the protein MTHLSDALRSVLPSESVQDDAESLAAFSVQAVRPACVVTPGTIEELQTVMRVAAEHRAALAPWGGGTQQLIGASPSRLDLVVRTMRLDRVLAHTPDDLTISVEAGMTFGALRAYLRQHGQMLALDPPLPDRATIGGLIATATDGPRRLGYGTLRDVLIGVAVVEIGGRLSRGGGMVVKNVSGFDMMKLYLGSFGTLAVIASANFKLLPLPRAAGTIVCRFAESQQAFAALDELDGTQLAPVAAEYLNRGALSALGYSGVCALALAAEGLPQAVERQMRDMSALARRHGVHSVAQLNGSEAEALWAGIADLSQTAVLAPDEAVVKVSVLPADVADVVVRCEAAAAGAGASVVIDARALSGILYLRVRSITSASLSSMLADLPGVQWVATTLPDTPRWGAPPQGIEVMRRIREEFDPLRLLNPGRFLPGV; encoded by the coding sequence ATGACACACCTGAGCGATGCACTCCGTTCTGTCCTTCCTTCAGAATCCGTTCAAGACGACGCCGAATCACTGGCTGCATTCAGCGTGCAGGCTGTCCGACCGGCATGCGTCGTCACCCCCGGTACGATCGAAGAGTTGCAGACGGTTATGCGCGTGGCAGCGGAACATCGCGCGGCGCTTGCGCCATGGGGCGGCGGAACGCAGCAACTGATCGGCGCTTCACCGAGTCGGCTCGATCTGGTGGTGCGCACAATGCGTCTCGACCGGGTGCTGGCGCATACTCCTGATGATCTGACGATTTCGGTCGAGGCGGGTATGACATTTGGCGCCCTGCGTGCGTACCTGCGGCAGCATGGGCAAATGCTGGCGCTCGATCCGCCTTTGCCGGATCGGGCGACGATTGGCGGGTTGATCGCCACGGCTACAGACGGACCGCGGCGCCTGGGGTATGGGACCCTGCGCGATGTCCTGATCGGCGTTGCCGTTGTTGAAATCGGCGGGCGTCTATCGCGCGGCGGCGGAATGGTGGTGAAGAATGTCAGCGGCTTTGATATGATGAAACTCTACCTGGGGAGTTTCGGTACGCTTGCGGTTATCGCCAGTGCGAATTTTAAGCTGTTGCCATTGCCGCGCGCAGCGGGAACCATCGTTTGCCGGTTTGCGGAGTCCCAACAAGCGTTCGCGGCGCTCGACGAACTGGATGGCACGCAACTCGCGCCGGTTGCCGCTGAATACCTGAACCGTGGTGCGCTCTCGGCGTTGGGGTATTCAGGCGTCTGCGCGCTGGCGCTCGCGGCTGAGGGGTTGCCGCAGGCGGTCGAACGTCAGATGCGTGATATGAGCGCGCTCGCGCGGCGCCACGGTGTGCACTCGGTCGCGCAGCTCAATGGCAGTGAGGCGGAGGCGCTTTGGGCTGGCATTGCCGACCTGTCGCAAACGGCTGTGCTGGCGCCTGATGAAGCGGTGGTGAAGGTATCGGTGTTGCCGGCGGATGTTGCGGATGTGGTTGTCCGGTGTGAAGCCGCTGCTGCGGGTGCGGGCGCATCCGTTGTGATCGATGCGCGAGCACTGAGCGGCATTCTGTACCTGCGGGTGCGCTCGATTACGTCTGCATCACTGTCCAGCATGCTTGCGGACCTGCCGGGAGTTCAATGGGTGGCGACGACGCTCCCCGACACGCCGCGCTGGGGGGCGCCACCGCAAGGTATCGAGGTGATGCGGCGCATCCGTGAAGAGTTTGATCCGCTGCGGTTGCTCAATCCAGGAAGGTTTTTGCCAGGGGTCTGA
- a CDS encoding Uma2 family endonuclease: MCVQRPRTWEDFLAERDEDNHAEWVDGQVILMSLASSDHQLLKVFPVRVLEHYLERHPQGLILDVPFLMRLPTRPSGREPDILFIAQECVGLLQPSFLDGAADLVVEIISPESDERDRGEKFIELFWAF; encoded by the coding sequence TTGTGCGTCCAACGCCCCCGGACGTGGGAGGATTTTCTTGCGGAGCGCGATGAAGACAACCACGCCGAGTGGGTGGATGGGCAGGTCATTCTGATGTCCCTGGCGAGCAGCGATCATCAACTGCTCAAGGTTTTCCCGGTGCGGGTGCTGGAACACTATCTGGAACGGCATCCACAGGGGTTGATTCTGGATGTGCCTTTCCTGATGCGATTGCCCACACGTCCAAGCGGGCGAGAGCCAGATATTCTCTTCATTGCTCAAGAATGCGTGGGTCTGCTTCAGCCATCGTTCCTCGATGGCGCGGCGGATCTGGTGGTGGAAATTATCTCCCCAGAGAGTGACGAGCGCGACCGTGGCGAGAAGTTCATTGAACTGTTCTGGGCATTCTGA
- a CDS encoding FAD-binding oxidoreductase produces the protein MNRADMVDALRRVVGPRAVIDDAATLLTYEADGCVLDTHAPNVVVLPATTEETAEVVRIANRAGMPIVPRGAGTGLSGGATPIHGGIVISTARMERVLEVDVRNRRVRVQPGVINWELSQYLSPYGYAFMPDPSSQKACTIGGNIANNSGGPHCLKYGMTTNHVLALRVVLPDGSVIWTGDGRQDGIGYDLAGVLTGSEGACGIITEAWVRMTRLPESLRVVLALFPDIPSASQTVSTVIARGFLPAALEMMDQLAIRAVNGMYRLGLPESAGAALLIELDGVNDGLDDLLAEVTGICRDLGAMEVRPAKTAAEQAQVWAARKNAFGAMGRLAPTYYLVDTVVPRTRLPATLARVGEVSRDYRLPIANVFHAGDGNLHPLILFDRRDKSQLERALNAATDILRESINQGGVISGEHGIGVEKRDYMDLLFTTDDLAAMAGLKRSFDPREMFNPGKIFPKGVGCGELAALRQRGLPAADLMGTDTNSVPAGTWL, from the coding sequence ATGAACCGCGCCGATATGGTGGACGCCCTGCGACGGGTGGTTGGACCGCGCGCCGTCATCGATGATGCCGCGACGTTGCTGACGTATGAGGCTGATGGGTGTGTGCTGGATACGCACGCGCCCAATGTGGTTGTGTTGCCTGCCACCACTGAGGAAACCGCTGAAGTGGTGCGGATCGCCAATCGCGCAGGTATGCCGATTGTGCCGCGCGGCGCGGGCACCGGTCTCTCCGGCGGAGCAACGCCGATCCATGGCGGAATTGTCATTTCGACGGCGCGGATGGAACGGGTGCTGGAGGTGGATGTGCGCAATCGGCGGGTGCGCGTGCAGCCAGGGGTCATTAACTGGGAACTGTCTCAGTACCTGTCTCCATACGGCTATGCGTTCATGCCTGACCCGTCATCGCAGAAGGCATGCACAATCGGCGGGAATATTGCCAATAACAGTGGCGGTCCGCATTGCCTCAAATATGGCATGACGACGAACCATGTGCTGGCGTTGCGCGTGGTGTTGCCCGACGGCAGCGTTATCTGGACGGGTGATGGGCGGCAGGATGGCATCGGGTACGATCTGGCAGGGGTGTTGACCGGCAGTGAAGGCGCCTGCGGCATCATCACCGAGGCGTGGGTGCGGATGACCCGTCTGCCGGAATCGCTGCGCGTGGTGCTGGCGCTCTTCCCGGATATTCCGTCCGCGTCGCAGACGGTCTCGACCGTTATTGCGCGCGGGTTTCTCCCGGCTGCCCTGGAAATGATGGACCAGTTGGCGATCCGCGCTGTGAATGGTATGTACCGCCTGGGGCTGCCGGAAAGTGCTGGCGCGGCGCTGTTGATTGAACTCGATGGCGTGAACGATGGGCTGGATGATTTGCTTGCCGAAGTCACCGGTATTTGCCGCGATCTTGGCGCGATGGAGGTGCGCCCCGCAAAAACAGCCGCTGAGCAGGCACAGGTCTGGGCAGCGCGCAAAAATGCCTTCGGAGCAATGGGGCGGCTGGCGCCGACGTACTACCTGGTCGATACGGTGGTGCCGCGCACGCGGTTGCCGGCGACGCTAGCGCGCGTCGGCGAGGTGTCGCGCGATTATCGCCTGCCTATTGCGAATGTGTTTCACGCAGGCGACGGCAATCTGCATCCGCTCATCCTGTTCGACCGCCGCGACAAAAGCCAGCTTGAACGAGCGCTCAACGCTGCTACCGACATTCTGCGTGAGTCGATCAATCAGGGAGGGGTGATCAGCGGCGAGCATGGTATTGGCGTTGAGAAGCGCGATTATATGGATCTGCTGTTCACTACCGATGATCTGGCGGCGATGGCGGGGCTGAAGCGCAGTTTTGATCCGCGCGAGATGTTCAATCCCGGCAAAATCTTTCCGAAAGGCGTTGGTTGCGGCGAACTGGCTGCGCTGCGGCAGCGCGGATTACCGGCTGCCGATCTGATGGGTACAGATACGAACAGCGTACCGGCGGGGACATGGTTGTAA
- a CDS encoding LysM peptidoglycan-binding domain-containing protein: MLRSPTTVVIALLAVAAVGTGLAIASLFGMWNAAMPPSTFVTAVTRSVIAGTDVARATPSGGDMTSKPTPAVLSPTALEMLVVSPTGNTPVFADVPTVAAPTVTALPTATEAPTTAPTVTALPPTTNAPTAAPSATAVATDIAQETPFVEYVVQRGDTLYTIAKLFNVSVDDIQAYNTIANPSSLTIGQTLRIPTGDGTYVDYVVQRGDLLVTIARRFGVSVEDILAINDIRNPSSLTIGQTLRIPRRVP; this comes from the coding sequence ATGCTTCGTTCTCCGACAACTGTGGTGATTGCTTTGCTTGCTGTCGCTGCGGTTGGAACCGGTCTGGCGATTGCCAGTTTGTTCGGTATGTGGAATGCCGCAATGCCTCCGTCAACATTTGTGACGGCTGTGACGCGCAGTGTGATCGCCGGTACGGACGTGGCGCGCGCGACGCCTTCAGGGGGAGATATGACATCTAAACCAACTCCCGCCGTTCTGTCGCCCACTGCTCTTGAGATGCTCGTCGTTTCACCGACCGGCAACACCCCGGTTTTTGCTGATGTGCCAACCGTCGCTGCGCCAACGGTGACCGCGCTTCCGACAGCCACCGAAGCCCCCACCACTGCGCCGACGGTAACTGCGCTCCCACCGACGACTAACGCTCCCACTGCTGCGCCGTCGGCGACCGCCGTTGCAACAGACATCGCTCAGGAAACGCCATTCGTCGAGTATGTGGTGCAGCGCGGTGATACACTGTATACCATTGCAAAACTGTTCAATGTTTCGGTTGACGATATTCAGGCATACAATACCATAGCCAACCCTTCGAGCCTGACAATCGGACAGACGCTGCGCATACCAACAGGTGATGGAACGTATGTGGACTATGTGGTGCAACGCGGCGATCTGCTGGTCACGATTGCCCGACGCTTTGGGGTGTCGGTCGAGGATATTCTGGCTATCAATGATATTCGCAATCCTTCGAGCCTGACGATCGGACAGACGCTGCGTATACCACGGAGAGTGCCATGA
- the kaiC gene encoding circadian clock protein KaiC: MTQNPRQPAIEKLPTGISGFDLIANGGIPAGRTTLVSGTAGSAKTVFAAQFLAEGIRKYGEPGVFVTFEEPPSDIRRNMESLGWDIPAWESEGRWAFVDASPQPGEEVLFAGNYDLGALLARIENAVRRIGAKRLSMDSLGAIFTQFADSAVVRRELFRVVSALKRMGVTAIMTGERTQEYGDIARYGVEEFVADNVIILRNVLEDEKRRRTIEILKFRGTSHQKGEFPFTIMSGEGMVVIPLSAIELKQRSSDIRVTSGNPELDRMCGGGFFRDSILLVSGATGTGKTLMTTEFMAGGVNRGERCLLFAFEESREQLFRNATGWGVDFEQMERDGLLRVVCEYPETAGLEDHLIAMKKLIQEFRPNRVAVDSLSALERVSTIRGFREFVISLTSFIKHQEIAGLFTATTPSLMGGESVTETHISTLTDSIILLRYVEMFGEMRRGLTVLKMRGSMHDKDIREFTIDNRGMHIGRPFRQVTGILSGNPIHIAPGEIDRMNQLFNDDEQQS; this comes from the coding sequence ACCAGCTATCGAGAAACTGCCAACCGGGATCAGCGGCTTCGATCTGATTGCCAATGGCGGCATTCCAGCCGGTCGCACCACGCTGGTTTCCGGCACTGCCGGAAGCGCTAAGACGGTCTTCGCGGCACAGTTTCTCGCTGAAGGAATTCGCAAATATGGCGAGCCTGGGGTGTTCGTCACCTTTGAAGAGCCGCCGTCTGATATTCGTCGCAATATGGAGTCGCTCGGATGGGATATTCCAGCCTGGGAGAGCGAAGGGCGCTGGGCATTCGTCGATGCGTCGCCACAACCGGGTGAGGAAGTCCTGTTTGCGGGCAATTACGATCTTGGCGCCCTCCTGGCGCGCATCGAAAATGCGGTGCGTCGGATTGGCGCCAAACGCCTGTCGATGGACTCGCTCGGCGCGATCTTTACGCAGTTCGCCGACAGTGCAGTGGTGCGCCGCGAGTTGTTTCGCGTCGTCTCGGCGCTGAAACGGATGGGTGTCACGGCGATCATGACCGGCGAACGCACGCAGGAGTATGGCGACATTGCGCGCTACGGCGTCGAAGAGTTCGTCGCCGATAATGTGATCATCCTGCGCAATGTTCTGGAAGATGAGAAACGTCGGCGCACCATCGAGATTCTGAAGTTCCGCGGTACATCCCACCAGAAAGGCGAGTTCCCCTTCACGATCATGTCGGGTGAGGGCATGGTCGTTATCCCGCTCTCAGCGATCGAACTTAAGCAGCGCTCGTCTGATATTCGTGTCACCTCGGGTAACCCGGAACTCGACCGTATGTGCGGCGGCGGCTTCTTCCGCGACTCGATCCTGCTGGTGTCGGGTGCGACAGGAACCGGCAAGACCCTCATGACCACCGAGTTCATGGCGGGTGGGGTCAATCGTGGCGAACGGTGTCTGCTCTTTGCGTTCGAGGAAAGCCGTGAACAACTGTTCCGTAATGCAACCGGCTGGGGCGTTGATTTCGAGCAGATGGAGCGTGATGGGTTGCTGCGCGTCGTCTGTGAGTATCCAGAGACGGCAGGGCTTGAGGATCACCTGATCGCTATGAAGAAGTTGATCCAGGAGTTCCGCCCCAATCGTGTGGCGGTCGATAGCCTCTCCGCTCTCGAGCGCGTCTCGACGATCCGCGGCTTTCGCGAGTTTGTGATCAGCCTGACGTCGTTTATCAAGCATCAGGAGATCGCCGGTCTGTTTACCGCGACGACGCCAAGCCTGATGGGGGGCGAGTCGGTGACCGAAACCCATATTTCGACCCTGACCGACTCGATCATTCTGCTCCGATATGTTGAGATGTTCGGCGAAATGCGCCGCGGGTTGACGGTGTTGAAGATGCGTGGCTCGATGCACGATAAGGACATTCGTGAGTTTACAATCGATAATCGCGGGATGCATATTGGTCGTCCGTTTCGCCAGGTGACCGGCATTCTTTCGGGGAATCCGATCCATATTGCGCCCGGTGAGATTGATCGCATGAATCAGTTGTTCAATGACGATGAACAACAGTCGTGA